Below is a window of Plasmodium sp. gorilla clade G2 genome assembly, chromosome: 14 DNA.
gaaaaaaaagaaatttttatatatagagaatgtaaaaaataaatttttgaaAAGTAAAAAGATTGATCAATATTTAAGAGTTGCGTCTGATTCCGTTTTGCCTTATtccaataattttatattaaaaaatatatccaataaattttctaaatataaatctaataaaaatattgaaaagaaAGGATTGTTTGGTAATATACATActaatataaacatttttaataataacaatagtaATATGGAGaattatgatgaaaaaaaaaaagaagaaaacaaCTCAACGAATAATCAagcaaataaagaaaatacaataaaattGTCTAATTGTAGTGAaagtgaaaaaaatattcttatcaaagatgatattattatatttcacaacacaaatgaagataatgtgaatgataatgaagaagaagaagatgatgatgatgaggAGGAGGAGGAGGAGGACGAGGAGGATGAAGATGCAAATGTTAATGGAAATAATAATGGTGAAAATGATagagataataaaaagaacacttattatcataatcatCCTCAACATGATATACAAATATCAaacacaaataatataaataatattcataatagtagtatatataataataactttGAAAGAGATAGTTgtatttttacaaataattatgatatgcCAGAttctaataaatatttacacatccaatattatatgaatgaacaatatattataagtaaGAAACAAGCTGAGAAAATGAATAAagcaaaattatatttaagatccaaaagaaaaaaaaaaatgcacaAACCAAGAGATAATTTAAGAACAAAAAGTTGTCAAGAATCGAATACTAGTATAGGAGCACATGGTTCTGATAGCTCCTTATCAAATTATTCTAATGAAAAAACattaaatgatgatatgGAATCATTTACATTAAATAAAGGTTCTAGTTATAATCGTACGAAAAGTTTTTTCAAAAAAGCTTTTGGTACTAAATATACACAGcctaaaaaaaatgaacgtAAATTGTCAGatcatatttctttattactTAAAAAGACATTAAATGTTGAAAATTgtgaaaatgatgatatattacCACATAAATATTTGGGCGATTCATTAGATGAAAGGTATAAGAACGCTAAAAGAAATTTTGCTCAAGAAAATGACGAAACGCATGGAGAAGATAACGATGAATTAAcggatgaagaagaagatgaatTAGGAAATGAGCAAGGAGGAAATAATAgtcaaagaaaaaaaaagaataaaaataaaaatcatactgaatataaagaattaaatgaaaatgaaataaaaggaaataataagaatataatacGAAATATGCAATATGGctatcataaatataatatggaaTATAATGGAAAAATGTACGTTGGAAATTATGAgaaagatgataataatattgtaaaaCTTAGTGATTATAATTCAAAAGAGATAGAAAAGAATGATTTTGGTTCTGTTGATTATAATGAGAAAGAAATACATAATTTAAAAGGTGAAGAAAAAACATATAGGAAATCTATTTTGGGTAtgataaaacatatattttataaaaagaaaaaagataatGATGAAGATTCTTTAGATAAagatataatgaataaaaaatatataaatacatcaGAAAGAAAAGGAGAACAGAAATCAAATgattttacatataatatgaaaaataattatataaacgaTAACACGAATAGTAAATCATGGACAAAACACGATATAGATAAAAGGAAtggttataaaaaatataatatgcatataaataataaacaaaagataaaaagagaaaatgaAATCGATGCATTTGGTGACACATTAGATGATTGTAAATGTGatttaaatgaagaagaaaaggatattaatggaaaaaaaaatgatacaaaCAAAAGTTCCACAAATGATATAACAATGGAtagcaataataataatatcaacaataataacaataataataatagtagggGTCATACTTAtagcattattattaataatgaaaataatactaatatagattattatgatatagtTAATGGTACATATAATAAGAGCAAAACgaaacataataattatgataaaagtaataacacgtatcataataattataatagtggtaatattttaaaatataaaaaaaataataatgatgaatacaatgttgataattattatcgtACTTTAGAACGATTAAGACATTATTCTTGTAATGTACAAAGAAATAGGGAATATGAAGGTGAAATAATGCAAAGAAATGCAAgtgacaatatatataagaaaagttatttatatgttgaaAACAATAATGATGATTTTAGGAaccaaaagaaaaatgaagtATTCGAAAATGAACAGAAGGGAAAACATAtggataaagaaaataatgataatgagaAAGATAATTTATTAGATACTCATGATTCTTTTATTAGTGATTATGAAAATGGTATGGACAATCTTAAACTACCTTCAAGTCATGAattaaatgatgatgatataaagaaaaaaggagaaaagaaaaaaaagaaaattaattttCAAGATGcttatgaagaaaaagaagaagaaaatgatttgtcaaataataaaaaatcagataagatttattattattataaagacGATAAAAGTggagataataataataataataataataatgaaaatattgttGATAATGGAATAAAAGAATCTTCTGGTGGAGAAGATGTAAAgaatgatatgaataatttaaatgaaaaagaaacaaataataatatgaaaaaatatggtttacctttaaataataaagaaaataaacatTTAGAACAAGAATTGTATAAcaaattttatgaaaataaaaatccaAATAATGCATATccaaatgtatataatttagaTGATGCTACCGAATTAACAGcattattaaatgatgatGGGAAACATGAAATAAGGAAATTATTGTGggctattaataataattttggaAATGATGTAGAATTTGCTCCAATAATACCTAATTTATGTATAGTgctgttaatatattttaaagcaTCTGTTGTTTATTGTATTATACATTGTTTAATAAAGAAAGGTATCGATAGTGTGCGAAATAAACAGTtacctttttttatatataaaagaaaggATTTTGTAAAATATGTCAAGTACATATTAAATGCTTTTATTCAATTTTTGCCTAAatgttatcattatttaagaaaattaaattttgatTTAGCTGCATGGACAGCAAGATGTATACAAGATGGATTTTCAAGAATGTTACCTTTTGATTTTGTTTTAAGAATATatggaatatatttatttgaaggTCAAAAAACATTGTGTTTATATTGTTTAgctttattaaaatttctagaaaatgatatattaaaatgtacTAATATTGAAGAagtagaaaatattttatatcatatatgtaTGCATCCATATTTAGATATAAATGAACTAACACAAA
It encodes the following:
- a CDS encoding rab GTPase activator, putative; this translates as MKKIYRQTKTDEIFQSQKNKYHHLINKNHIYNNIYLNLDVYEKWRNLTIDKDENKHWNEKSLNMVLNADANLMDKEVKNLLRRGISDSLKHLIWLRSNDVNYFVINFPHFYETTIYNTFGEKVPTNLSNDCPTFCGGILGLQEDIMCVQTKIEELEIENNDNCGHFNINDSTSNILQLLFNHPNDNEKNSDKYLLPEHNFWLEPKTLSTPNFAFSNKKKKKKFLYIENVKNKFLKSKKIDQYLRVASDSVLPYSNNFILKNISNKFSKYKSNKNIEKKGLFGNIHTNINIFNNNNSNMENYDEKKKEENNSTNNQANKENTIKLSNCSESEKNILIKDDIIIFHNTNEDNVNDNEEEEDDDDEEEEEEDEEDEDANVNGNNNGENDRDNKKNTYYHNHPQHDIQISNTNNINNIHNSSIYNNNFERDSCIFTNNYDMPDSNKYLHIQYYMNEQYIISKKQAEKMNKAKLYLRSKRKKKMHKPRDNLRTKSCQESNTSIGAHGSDSSLSNYSNEKTLNDDMESFTLNKGSSYNRTKSFFKKAFGTKYTQPKKNERKLSDHISLLLKKTLNVENCENDDILPHKYLGDSLDERYKNAKRNFAQENDETHGEDNDELTDEEEDELGNEQGGNNSQRKKKNKNKNHTEYKELNENEIKGNNKNIIRNMQYGYHKYNMEYNGKMYVGNYEKDDNNIVKLSDYNSKEIEKNDFGSVDYNEKEIHNLKGEEKTYRKSILGMIKHIFYKKKKDNDEDSLDKDIMNKKYINTSERKGEQKSNDFTYNMKNNYINDNTNSKSWTKHDIDKRNGYKKYNMHINNKQKIKRENEIDAFGDTLDDCKCDLNEEEKDINGKKNDTNKSSTNDITMDSNNNNINNNNNNNNSRGHTYSIIINNENNTNIDYYDIVNGTYNKSKTKHNNYDKSNNTYHNNYNSGNILKYKKNNNDEYNVDNYYRTLERLRHYSCNVQRNREYEGEIMQRNASDNIYKKSYLYVENNNDDFRNQKKNEVFENEQKGKHMDKENNDNEKDNLLDTHDSFISDYENGMDNLKLPSSHELNDDDIKKKGEKKKKKINFQDAYEEKEEENDLSNNKKSDKIYYYYKDDKSGDNNNNNNNNENIVDNGIKESSGGEDVKNDMNNLNEKETNNNMKKYGLPLNNKENKHLEQELYNKFYENKNPNNAYPNVYNLDDATELTALLNDDGKHEIRKLLWAINNNFGNDVEFAPIIPNLCIVLLIYFKASVVYCIIHCLIKKGIDSVRNKQLPFFIYKRKDFVKYVKYILNAFIQFLPKCYHYLRKLNFDLAAWTARCIQDGFSRMLPFDFVLRIYGIYLFEGQKTLCLYCLALLKFLENDILKCTNIEEVENILYHICMHPYLDINELTQIAYRFKLKSKEKHLKFSTKCPSPYLMNVKLKTFYRPRLNDNSTLINSFHWENIWEKIPSNIRSLDPFLTYATKKDGYNLQILLEKTERNKKKPMILILKTFDCDLIGFFCPFSLNRDYNFVSTSDKSSAFVFTFNSNFNFYKWSGKNNTSVLIKDGIYIGGNDIAIYIDKDIKVGKTNPSDSFLSPPLITGGNDFNIMDIEIWNLK